From one Thermomicrobiales bacterium genomic stretch:
- the recN gene encoding DNA repair protein RecN, translated as MLLELTINNLAVIRETRIAFGPGLNVLTGETGAGKSMVIDALGAVLGARASAELVRTGTSSARVEAIFDISEDIARDRILATLAEAGIDQAPDEPLILSRDISAAGRSTARIANRAVTAGLLTRIGELLVDIHGQSDHLSLLRPAIQLDLLDHFTGTSELRAEVASGVTSWSQLRSRIRDFDQEQRRTAQRLDLLRYQAEELSAANVQPGEDDTLQQERARLANAERLLRASADAQAALTGDSSVGDNAGAIDRLRAAIRVISDIATLDIAFESTLTRANDAIFALEDVAAEVRDYAERVELDPRRLEAVEERLELLRLLKRKYGPTLADALIYMGEIARELASIESDEHDIDALRADEANLRQRLGDTAARLSSIRRAGAVELARSVEQSIRDLQMGSAIFEVRFETLPDDDGVPLADGTRVAINHTGADRITFYLATNRGETLRPLARVASGGETARLMLALKSILATADDTPVLVFDEVDVGVGGRSGQVVGEKLWRLSDRHQVIVISHLPQIAAFADHHIILIKQEEEDRTVTTAITVSGDARIDEVAAMLDGLPITSESRASANALLQRAAGWKTADRSAATR; from the coding sequence GTGCTTCTCGAGCTCACGATCAACAATCTGGCGGTCATTCGCGAGACGCGAATCGCGTTCGGTCCAGGGCTGAATGTGCTGACTGGCGAAACCGGCGCCGGCAAGTCGATGGTGATCGATGCGCTCGGCGCGGTGCTCGGCGCGCGCGCTTCCGCCGAACTCGTTCGCACTGGGACCAGTAGCGCCCGGGTCGAGGCTATCTTCGACATCTCCGAGGACATCGCGCGCGATCGGATCCTTGCCACCCTTGCCGAGGCCGGCATCGATCAGGCCCCTGACGAGCCGCTGATCCTCAGCCGCGATATCAGCGCCGCCGGCCGCTCAACAGCGCGAATCGCCAACCGGGCTGTCACCGCTGGCCTTCTGACGCGCATCGGCGAGCTCCTGGTCGATATCCACGGCCAAAGCGATCACCTGTCGCTCTTACGCCCGGCTATCCAGCTGGATCTTCTCGATCACTTCACCGGGACCTCCGAGCTCCGCGCCGAGGTCGCCTCTGGCGTCACAAGCTGGAGTCAGCTACGTAGCCGCATTCGCGACTTCGACCAGGAACAGCGCCGAACAGCGCAGCGACTCGACCTGCTTCGGTATCAGGCAGAGGAGCTGTCGGCGGCCAACGTCCAGCCAGGCGAGGACGATACTCTCCAGCAGGAGCGCGCCCGCCTCGCCAACGCCGAACGCCTGCTCCGCGCATCCGCGGACGCACAGGCAGCGCTGACAGGTGACTCGTCCGTTGGTGACAACGCCGGCGCGATCGACCGTCTTCGCGCGGCGATCCGGGTAATCAGCGACATCGCCACGCTCGATATCGCGTTCGAGTCAACCCTCACACGCGCGAACGACGCCATCTTTGCGCTAGAAGATGTTGCCGCTGAGGTTCGAGATTATGCGGAGCGTGTCGAGCTCGACCCACGGCGTCTCGAGGCAGTCGAGGAGAGACTCGAGCTACTCCGCCTGCTGAAGCGGAAGTACGGGCCGACGCTTGCGGACGCGCTCATCTACATGGGAGAAATCGCCAGAGAGCTTGCCAGCATCGAATCCGACGAGCACGATATCGACGCGCTGCGAGCCGACGAGGCGAACCTGCGTCAGCGACTGGGAGACACGGCCGCCCGGCTCTCCTCCATCCGTCGCGCGGGCGCTGTGGAGCTCGCTCGTTCGGTGGAGCAATCGATTCGGGACCTGCAGATGGGGAGCGCGATCTTCGAGGTGCGCTTCGAGACGCTACCGGACGACGACGGGGTGCCTCTGGCCGACGGTACGCGCGTCGCGATCAACCACACCGGCGCCGATCGCATCACGTTCTACCTCGCCACAAACAGAGGCGAAACGCTCCGTCCTCTGGCGCGAGTTGCTTCTGGCGGGGAGACTGCGCGGCTGATGCTCGCGCTGAAATCGATCCTCGCGACTGCCGATGACACGCCGGTGCTGGTGTTCGACGAGGTGGACGTCGGGGTCGGCGGACGCAGCGGCCAGGTCGTCGGCGAGAAGCTCTGGAGACTGAGCGATCGCCATCAGGTGATCGTGATCTCCCATCTGCCCCAGATCGCTGCGTTCGCCGACCACCACATCATCTTGATAAAGCAAGAGGAAGAGGACAGGACAGTGACCACCGCAATCACCGTTTCCGGCGACGCTCGCATCGATGAGGTCGCCGCAATGCTCGACGGGTTGCCGATCACGTCCGAATCACGCGCCAGCGCGAACGCGCTCCTTCAGCGAGCAGCAGGCTGGAAGACCGCGGATCGGTCTGCCGCGACGCGCTGA